AGTTGATCTTGTCGCCGACCGCCTCCAGCGTGGGGTCCACGAGGAACTGCAGGTTGTCGTAGATCGGTTCCATCCAGCTCTCGAGCTTCTCTTCCTTGCTGCCCGGCAGATATCCGATGTCGCGCCCCAGAGGGATGATCGGGCGGCTCACCAGCGCGCGCTTGTACACGCCGCGCTCGGCCACCTGTTCGAGCCCGGCGGCCAGGGCCATGAGCGTCTTGCCCGTGCCGGCCTTGCCCACCAACGTCACGAGCTGGATGTCCGGATCCATGAGGAGTTCCAGGGCGAAGTGCTGGCCCATGTTCAGCGGGGACAGCTTCCACGGTCGGGCATCGTCGAAGCGCAGCGGCACCAGAGTGCCGTGCACGTGGTCGTGGCGGGCCAGGGCGGTCTGCTTGGGATTCTGGGCGTCGCGCAGCAGCACGAATTCGTGCGGCATGAGATCGGCGGGGGCCTCGATCACGCGCTCGCGGTAGAAGGTGTCGATCATGCCGACCTCGAGGTCCCACTCGCGGTAGCCGCGGTAGAGCTCCTCGAAGTCGACCTGGGCCTCGCCGGAGTAGTCGACGCTCTCGATGCCGAGGGCGGTGGCCTTCACCCGGGCGTTCAGGTCCTTGCTCACGAAGACCACGTCGCCGCCGTTCTCGCGCTGCAGGTGCAGGGCGGCGGCGATGATCCGGTTGTCGGGGATCTCCGGGTCCATGTTCATGGGCAGGTCGGTCATGAACCCGGTCATGAGCACCCGGAGCTTGCCGCCGTTGTCCATCTGGACGCCGTGAGCCAGGGGGCCGCGCGTGCGCAGGTCGTCGAGCAGGCGCACCGCGCGCCGCGAGGTGCGGCCCAGTTCGTCGGGCTTCGACTTGAACTGGTCGAGCTCCTCGAGCACGTCGACGGTGATGATGACCTCGCCGTCGGGGAAGGCGAGCAGGGAGTGGGCCTCGTGGAGCAGCACGTTGGTGTCGACCACGTAGGTCTTCTGGGCCGATGGCATCGGTGGGGCGTCCTCCTGTGCCGTGCACGGGCCATGGCGGGGCGAGTCCGCCAGAAGCTAAGCCGCGGGCCTCGGGACGAACAAGCCGAAAGTGTCGGCGGGGCGCCCGGAGGCAGCGTGGGTCTCGGGGCTGTACTCCGATATCTGCAGAATGCGCATTTTTGTTGGTGCAGATTGCAGAAACAGTGGTTAGAATGGTCCGGAACAGGCGCCCGAAGCGCAAATTCGGCGCTCTGAGCGTGTCGCGACGGCGACGATCGGCTCCGGCCGGTCTCGCCGGGCGCGGGAAGGGTCGGCCCCCGCGAGAGCCGACGACCAGCGGGGCGGCGTGGTGCCGGCCCGTTTCCCATTCAGCGAACCGGGCTCCCGGGCCCGAAGTCACCGAGGGACGGATCCATGGCCGCCAAACGCGAGATCATCGCCGAGCTCAAGCGCCAGAAGGTGCGCTTCCTGCGTCTGATGTTCACCGACATCATGGGCGCGATCAAGAACGTCGAGGTCCCCGAGTCGCAGTTCCAGAAGGCGCTCGACGGCGAGATCATGTTCGACGGGTCCTCGATCGAGGGGTTCACCAGGATCGAGGAGAGCGACATGCTCCTGAAGCCCGACCTGGACACCTTCGTGGTGTTCCCCTGGGTGGACGAGCGGGGCACCGTCGCCGGGCTGATCTGCGACGTGTACAACCCCGACGAGACTCCCTTCGAAGGATGCCCGCGCATGGCGCTGCGCCGGGTGATGGCCGACGCGAAGAAGATGGGATTCACCGCGAACTTCGGCCCCGAGTTGGAGTTCTTCCTCTTCCAGCGTGACGACGACGGCAACCCGACGACGCAGACCCACGACGCGGGCGGCTACTTCGACCTGCTGCCCGTGGACCGGGGCGAGGAGTGCCGCCGTGACATCACCAATGCCCTCGAGGCCATGGGGTACAGCGTGGAGGCCGCGCACCACGAGGTCGCGCCGGGCCAGCACGAGATCGACTTCCGGTACGCGGACGTCCTGAGCACGGCGGATCGAGCCGCGGTGTTCCGCCTGGTGGTGAAGAAGTACGCACGCGATCATCGGCTGCACGCCACGTTCATGCCCAAGCCGATCTTCGGCGAGAACGGCAGCGGCATGCACGTCCACCAGTCGCTCTTCCGGGGGACCAAGAACGCCTTCTACGCCAAGAGCAAGGAACACGAACTGAGCGACACCATGCTGCACTACGTGGGCGGGCTGCTGCGCCACGCCCGCGCGATCTGTGCGATCAGCAATCCGCTGGTCAACAGCTACAAGCGCCTGGTGCCGGGCTACGAGGCTCCGGTCAACGTGGCGTGGAGCTATCGCAACCGGTCGCCGCTGGTCCGCGTGCCGGCGCGGCGGGGTGTGGGGACCCGCTGCGAGCTGCGCATGCCCGATCCGAGCTGCAACCCCTATCTGGCCTTCGCCGCGATGCTGTCGGCGGGGCTCGACGGGATCGAGAACAAGATCGATCCGGGCCCTTCGGTCGACCGCAACATCTTCGAGATGAGCCATCGTGAGAAGCGCCGTCTGAAGATCGATCAGCTGCCGGCGAACCTGCACGAGGCGGTGACCTTCCTGCGGAAGGACAAGGTCCTGCACGAGGCCCTGGGCGAGCACATCACCGAACAGTTCTGCGACGCGAAGGACGCCGAGTGGTCGGAGTACATCAGTACGGTGCACGAGTGGGAGCTCGAGCGATACCTGGCGAAGTACTAGCGGCTCCGTGGGCCGATCCCGAAGCGTCGTAGAGCGGTTCCACCGAGCAGCAGGGTCTCGGTGATCTCGGCCGCGGTCACCAGCACGATGCCCAGGACGGCGCCGTTGACGTTCGGGAACCAGGCCAGTGAGAGTCCGCCCAGCGTGAGCACCACGGTGAGGTCGGCCACCGCACTCGCGCTGATGATCCCCGTCCGACCGCTGGCCAGGATCAGGCCCTTCGTGCAGGCGCGCAGGCCCAGCATGAAGGGCGCGACGAAGAGCATGAGCATGGCCGGAGTGACGTAGTCGAGCAGTCGTGGCGGCAGGGTGAAGATCTCGGTCAGCAGGAAGGTGCGGACCGGAGGGATCCAGCCCAGGGCCGCCACGATGCCCGAACAGATCACGGTGGTGATCAGTCCGAAGCGCAGGGCCCGACGGGCCCGCTCGGGGCTGGTGGCCAGGATCTGGTGGGTGGCCTGCAGCGCCCACAGCGCGCTTCCGGTGAGCAGCACCAGCGGGTGCAGGACACCGAAGCTGGCCTGCGCGGCCTCGCTGTCGCCGGTGCGGCCCAGGATGCCGTTGACGATCGGGCGCAGGGCCGTCCACGCGAAGGCCGACAGGACGAGCGGGAACGTGTACGTCAGGATCCGCCAGTAGGTGTGGGCTCCCCCCGCGGTCGTCCGGACCGGCAGGTCGCGCAGCAGCGGGCGGGTGACCCATCCGATCCACAGGGTCTCGAGCGCGATGCCGGCGGTGAGCGCCCAGCCCACCCGGTGTGCGGTCGGCTCGGTCAGGCGTAGCACGAGGAACACGAAGACCACGAGCACGATCATGCGCAGGAACGTGGCCTCGGTGAGCAGCCGGGTGCGATGCGCGCGCAGGGCCAGCGCGCTGTAGAGTCCGCGCATCCCGACCAGCAGCGGGATCGGGGCCAGGGACACGGCCGTGGCCCGGGCCTCGGCCACCACCCGCGGGGTGGCCTCCATGAGCCGGCCGAAGGCCCAGTCGCCGAGGGCCGTGAAGGCCAGCAGCAGGTCGATGCCCGCGACCAGGGCGCCGCCGATCATCACGACCCGAACGAGTCGCCGCCAGCTCCTGCGGTCGGTGGCCAGCCCCGCCCCGGCGTCGCGCGACACCAGCATGGGCGCGTTCAGGAACACGAGCAGCCCGAAGCAGACGCCGTAGGCGGCCAGGTGCAGCTGGGGATCGGCGGCGCGCGTCAGGGCGAGATTGATCAGCGGGACGCCCAGGGTCATCATCTGGGACGTCAGGACCAGCGGCAGGTAGAATCGGAGGAGTTCGCCGGTGCCCAGCTCGGTCCGTGGATCGTTTGTGCCCTTGGACGCGGTGGTCATCGTGCTAGACTCCTGCGGATGGCGGAGCGCGAGCACGGTGCGCGATTCCGGCGCCTCCACGGTCCCCGAACCCCACAAGGTACACGGCAGGTCGACGATGTCGATGCGCTTCCTGATCCTCGACGTGTTCACCGATCGCCCCTTCGGCGGCAACCAGCTTGCCGTGTTCCCCGAGGCGGCCGACATCGAGGAAGTCCTCCTGCAACCCATCGCGCGTGAACTGAACTTCAGCGAAACGGTCTTCGTGTATCCGCCGCGCGACGACGGGGCGGTGCGCATGCGGATCTTCACGCCGGAGGCCGAGATCCCCTTCGCCGGTCACCCGGTCGTCGGGACGGCCTTCGCGCTCGACGAGTTCGACGACGCCCCGCCGCGCGAGGGCGACGTGCTGTTCGAGCTCGAGAGTGGCGAGATCCACGTGCGCCGGCAGCGTGCGGCCGACGGATCGTTGCTGCAGGCCACCATGAGTCAGCACCGGCCGGTCTTCCTGGCCGAGACGGCACACGTCGAATCGGTGGCGCGGGCCCTGGGGATCGAGACCCGCGACATCCTCATCACGGGACTGCCGTGCGAGGTGGTGTCGACCGGGCTTCCCTTCCACGTGGTACCGGTGGGATCGCTGCAGGCCATGCGCGCGCTGCAACCGGACTTCAAGCGACTGCGAAGTCTGGGAGAGGAACTGGGCGTGAGCGACGTGTACGTGTTCTGCTTCGAGACCGTCGATTCCGACGCCACCGTGCACGCGCGCATGTTCGCTCCGAGCTACGGGATTCCCGAGGACGCGGCCACCGGCAGTGCGGCCGGATGTCTGGGCGCCTACGTGGTCAAGAACCGGGCGGTTCCCGCGGCCCGGATGACGAAGTTGGTGGTGGAGCAGGGTCTCGAGTTGGGTCGGCCGAGCCGGCTGTTCGTCGAGGTCGAGAGCGAGAACGATCGCATCGTCGGCGTCCGGGTGGGCGGCAGCGCCGTGATCGTGGGAGAAGGCGAGCTGCGACTGTGAAGACGATTCTCCTCGTGGGACTGGTGCTCGTGGCCGCGGTTCCCGCCGGTGCCCAGTCGATCCATGTGGCGCGCTGGCAGGACGCGATCACGCCCGTGGCGGCGCAGTTCCTGGTGGGCGCGATCGAACGCGCCGAGGACGCCGATGCCGAGGCCCTGATCATCGAGCTGGACACACCGGGCGGGCTGGACACCGCCATGCGCCGGATCATCAAGGCCCAGCTCGCGGCCACGGTCCCGGTCGTGGTATACGTGTCGCCGGCCGGCAGCCGGGCAGCGAGCGCCGGGGTGTTCATCACCATGGCCGCCCACGTGGCTGCCATGACGCCCACGACGAACATCGGGTCGGCCAGCCCGGTGCAGATGATGGGGGCGGGCATGGACTCGACCATGGCGAAGAAGGTCACCAACGATGCAGTGGCCTATCTTGAGGGCATTGCCGAGGACCGCGACCGCAACCCCGAATGGGCCGCCCGCTTCGTCGAGGACTCCGAGAACATCACGGCCGAGCAGGCACTCGAGGAGAACGTGATCGACCTCGTGGTGGCCACGCGGAGCGAACTGATCCGCGAGCTCGACGGCCGGGAGATCGTCCTGCCGCGCGGAACGGTGACCCTGCAGACCGAGGGCCTGGAGGTCGTGGTCTTCGAGCCCGGCCTGCAGCACCAGTTGCTGGGGCTGATCGCCAATCCCACCGTGGCCTATCTGCTGCTGCTGCTGGGGATCTACGGAATCTTCTTCGAGCTCTCCAATCCCGGCGCGATCCTGCCCGGGACGGTGGGTGCGATCGCGATCCTGCTCGCGCTGTTCGCGCTCCAGGCACTGCCGGTGCGCGCGGCGGGGTTGGCGTTGATCGCGCTGTCGATCGTGCTGTTCGTGCTCGAGGTCTACGTGACCAGCTTCGGGTTGCTGGGTCTGGCCGGTGTCGTGGCCATGGTCTTCGGTTCGGCCATGCTCTTCGAGCCCGGGCCCGAAGGAATGCGCCTGGGCTGGGGCGTGATCATTCCCGCCGTGGCCTTCTCGACCGGGTTCATGGGGCTGTGCGCGGTGCTCGCGATCCGGGGTCAACGCAGGCCGGTGGAGACCGGCCTGAGGGCCATGGTGGGCGAGCACGGCCGGGTGAGTACCGCCATCACCGAGGGCGGGCGCGGCAAGGTCGTGGTGCACGGCGAGCACTGGGACGCCCGCGCCGCCGAGCCGCTCGAGGCGGGAACCGAGATCGAGGTCGAGGCCATCGAGGGCCGTACCGTGGTGGTGCGACCCGTGCGTGCGGGCTGACCCTTGCCCGCGACGTGGTCGTGTCCGCAGGTTGGGTCCGTGGATCGCCGGTCCGGACCCGGGAGGTGAAGCGTGTTACCAGCCGTCGGCATCATCGTCGTCCTGCTGATCCTGCTGATCGCGAACTCCGTTCGTGTGCTCCGGGAGTACGAGCGCGGGGTCGTGTTCCGCCTGGGCCGTTACGTGGGAACGCGTGGCCCGGGTCTGATCATCCTGGTCCCGATCATCGAGCGCATGCAGAAGGTGAGTCTTCGAACGGTCGCCATGGACGTCCCCCCGCAGGACGTGATCACGCGCGACAACGTGTCGGTCAGCGTCAATGCGGTGCTCTACTTCCGCGTGGTCGAGCCCGATCGGGCGATCCTCGACGTCGAGGACTTCCTCTTCGCCACCGGCCAGCTCGCCCAGACCACCCTGCGGTCGATCGTCGGCCAGAGCGAGCTCGACGAGATCCTGTCGGAGCGTGACAAGCTCAACGCCCAGATGCAGACGGTGATCGACGAGCAGACCGACCCGTGGGGGATCAAGGTGAGCCTGGTCGAGGTCAAGGACGTCGATCTGCCGC
This is a stretch of genomic DNA from Candidatus Krumholzibacteriia bacterium. It encodes these proteins:
- a CDS encoding slipin family protein; translated protein: MLPAVGIIVVLLILLIANSVRVLREYERGVVFRLGRYVGTRGPGLIILVPIIERMQKVSLRTVAMDVPPQDVITRDNVSVSVNAVLYFRVVEPDRAILDVEDFLFATGQLAQTTLRSIVGQSELDEILSERDKLNAQMQTVIDEQTDPWGIKVSLVEVKDVDLPLEMKRAMARQAEAERERRSKVILAEGEFQASQKLSDAASVIEAHPTAIQLRYLQALQDVAAEQNSTTLFPVPIDLFRPFLERAERQRSEDESSS
- a CDS encoding nodulation protein NfeD, whose protein sequence is MKTILLVGLVLVAAVPAGAQSIHVARWQDAITPVAAQFLVGAIERAEDADAEALIIELDTPGGLDTAMRRIIKAQLAATVPVVVYVSPAGSRAASAGVFITMAAHVAAMTPTTNIGSASPVQMMGAGMDSTMAKKVTNDAVAYLEGIAEDRDRNPEWAARFVEDSENITAEQALEENVIDLVVATRSELIRELDGREIVLPRGTVTLQTEGLEVVVFEPGLQHQLLGLIANPTVAYLLLLLGIYGIFFELSNPGAILPGTVGAIAILLALFALQALPVRAAGLALIALSIVLFVLEVYVTSFGLLGLAGVVAMVFGSAMLFEPGPEGMRLGWGVIIPAVAFSTGFMGLCAVLAIRGQRRPVETGLRAMVGEHGRVSTAITEGGRGKVVVHGEHWDARAAEPLEAGTEIEVEAIEGRTVVVRPVRAG
- a CDS encoding PhoH family protein yields the protein MPSAQKTYVVDTNVLLHEAHSLLAFPDGEVIITVDVLEELDQFKSKPDELGRTSRRAVRLLDDLRTRGPLAHGVQMDNGGKLRVLMTGFMTDLPMNMDPEIPDNRIIAAALHLQRENGGDVVFVSKDLNARVKATALGIESVDYSGEAQVDFEELYRGYREWDLEVGMIDTFYRERVIEAPADLMPHEFVLLRDAQNPKQTALARHDHVHGTLVPLRFDDARPWKLSPLNMGQHFALELLMDPDIQLVTLVGKAGTGKTLMALAAGLEQVAERGVYKRALVSRPIIPLGRDIGYLPGSKEEKLESWMEPIYDNLQFLVDPTLEAVGDKINYLFDRGWIEVEAVTYIRGRSLPKLFILIDEAQNLSPHEVKTIVSRAGRESKVVLAGDPFQIDNPYLDASSNGLSVLVEKFRDQPLFGHIWLERSERSDLASLAAELL
- a CDS encoding PhzF family phenazine biosynthesis protein — protein: MRFLILDVFTDRPFGGNQLAVFPEAADIEEVLLQPIARELNFSETVFVYPPRDDGAVRMRIFTPEAEIPFAGHPVVGTAFALDEFDDAPPREGDVLFELESGEIHVRRQRAADGSLLQATMSQHRPVFLAETAHVESVARALGIETRDILITGLPCEVVSTGLPFHVVPVGSLQAMRALQPDFKRLRSLGEELGVSDVYVFCFETVDSDATVHARMFAPSYGIPEDAATGSAAGCLGAYVVKNRAVPAARMTKLVVEQGLELGRPSRLFVEVESENDRIVGVRVGGSAVIVGEGELRL
- the glnA gene encoding type I glutamate--ammonia ligase yields the protein MAAKREIIAELKRQKVRFLRLMFTDIMGAIKNVEVPESQFQKALDGEIMFDGSSIEGFTRIEESDMLLKPDLDTFVVFPWVDERGTVAGLICDVYNPDETPFEGCPRMALRRVMADAKKMGFTANFGPELEFFLFQRDDDGNPTTQTHDAGGYFDLLPVDRGEECRRDITNALEAMGYSVEAAHHEVAPGQHEIDFRYADVLSTADRAAVFRLVVKKYARDHRLHATFMPKPIFGENGSGMHVHQSLFRGTKNAFYAKSKEHELSDTMLHYVGGLLRHARAICAISNPLVNSYKRLVPGYEAPVNVAWSYRNRSPLVRVPARRGVGTRCELRMPDPSCNPYLAFAAMLSAGLDGIENKIDPGPSVDRNIFEMSHREKRRLKIDQLPANLHEAVTFLRKDKVLHEALGEHITEQFCDAKDAEWSEYISTVHEWELERYLAKY